The Helianthus annuus cultivar XRQ/B chromosome 11, HanXRQr2.0-SUNRISE, whole genome shotgun sequence region CACAATCTACATACTATGGCTAGAAATATGGTACAAGAAATCACCGGCATCTCGTAGAAAACGAGTATAAACAAAAAAGGCTTTTATAATTTCATTTTTTATATCATAATTACTAAAAAGAATTTGGTTCTTTTTACAAACTTGATGTCGATAAATTCGCGAGTTTAGAAATTCATTTCGGACAATTGAACTTTCTCGAACTGTTTCTTTTTAAGAACCAAAAATATTTGTGCCAAAATAACAGCTGCGAAGAAGAACAAAAGGCCTTGTACACGTAATGGATCTTGAAGTACTATTTCTGCATCTCCCTGACCAAATCCGCCTACATTAGGATTACTTGTCAACGGTTGATCCAATTTGATAGATTCGCCTTCTGAAACAAGAAGTTCTGGCCCCGGAGGGATAATATCAACCACTTGACGTCCATCCGACGCATCCGCTATGGTTATTTCGTATCCCCCCTTTTCTTTTCGTAGGATTTTGCTTACTATACCTGATGCTGTAGCATTATAAACTGTATTGTTACTTTTGCTCCCGTCAGGATAAATCTGGCCCCTTCCCCTGTTTCCACCTACGTATATAGGATATTTTAAGAAGTGAATGTCTTTCTTAGTAGCGGGGTCCGGGGAAAGAATAGGAAAGGTGATTTCACTATATTTCTGACCAGGAACAGGGCCTATGACAAGAATATTTTTTTGATTGGGGCGATAGCTCTGAAAAGACAAATTACCCATCTTTTCTTTTATCTCGGGGGAAATACGATCGGGAGGGGCTAATTCAAAACCCTCTGGTAAAATAAGAACAGCCCCCACATTCAAACCTCCCTTTTTACCATTAGCAAGAACTTGTTTCAGTTGCGTATCATAAGGAATTCGAACAACTGCTTCAAATACAGTATCGGGAAGTACCGCTTGCGGAACCTCAATATCCACTGGTTTATTAGCTAAATGGCAATTGGCGCATACAATACGCCCAGTCGCTTCTCGTGGATTTTCATAACCCTGCTGTGCAAAAATGGGATATGCATTTGAAATGGATGTACGAGTTATTATATATATCATGAGCGATGCGGAAATAGATCGAGTAATCTGTTCCTTTATCCAAGAAAAAGTATTTCTAGTTTGCATGGTCCAATCATTGATCCCGAAAATTTCTACAATAAATTGGGGTAGGTCACTAATGGAGTTTCCTATCCACGATTCTGTTATTTACTGGAATAATTTGACTCGATTAATCTATAGGAATATAGGATGAATCTCCGGGATGGGTAGAAATAGAAAGGGATTTTCAATGGTACAACTGCAAAGTAAGAAACATTATAATTGGATTAGGTAGACATTTTTCAGTCATTCATTGAATGATAAATCACTACAAGTGACGGAGATACACGATTTAAATAACGGAAAATCCAATATTTTAAAATTGTATCTAGAATGACTGGAAAAGTGGAAACAAGGCCAGATATAATTTGATCATTATGAACAAATCCAAAATCCTTGTAGACAAAGCCAATCATCAATTCCCAACCATGGGGCGAATGAAATCCGATACATAAATCAGTTAATAAAAGAAGAGAAAAAGCTTTTATTGTGTCACTTAAGTTATATAGGAATTCCTGGGCCCAAGAGTTAAGAATAACAAGTTCTTTATTACCCAAAATAGAATAACCACTTAGAATAATGAAACAGATTATATTTGTCGAGAAGTGCAAAATCGTATGAATACGACCCTCGTTTTGTATCTTGATTAATTGgattgtttctttgtgaattccTATACGAAGGTTTTGTAGATGTGTCTCCGAGTATTCCTTGATCATTTCCTCTAAGAAGAGGAGTTCCTCTAATTCTATGAATTTTTCTAGAATACTCTTTTCTTCAATATCATTCAATAAAGTTTCGGATTGCCTAGTATTCCACCAATTAGTAACCCACGATTCTAGACTTTTTTGAAATAAGAGAGAAATCCACCAGGGTAAAAATACGATAGAAACAAGATATAAAAGAGGAGTGAATGCTTTCTTTTTTGCCATTTTTTCATCTGTGAATTGTTAATTAACCCATCTCATTCGTCAACTCTATGTAATCTAATATTTCTTATTTCTCTCACGCatcaattcttttttttttttttgaacgacaaatttggatcactgacggaccactggagtatcatcgtgccaccagcaaaccacccgatcatatccttCTCCACTAGACAATAACGCCTATGcaccaattcaggagaaaacccaataaaataaatctgggaaaacccccctttgtgggaatcaaAACCCATGACTTAATGGTCATACGCCTTATCTCACGCATCAATTCTATTACAAGTTATCGAACCTATGAATCTATTCACTATTTTTTATTTGTGATTTCGTAGTTAGGCCTTGAATTAGGCCTTGAATCtagaaaaaatacaaaaatagacGAAAAATTCGAATGAATAAATAATCAAAAAATATTGTTTCCCTATAGTCAAATTTGAAGCACATATCTCCTTTCGATGAATGCCCCGAAAACCACTTTAAATAATGAATATGAATATTATTCAGTTTTGATACGAAAGAACTCCTTTTCTATCATTATATAAAACTCTCTAATATTTCGAAAAATTTTAACTTACTATGAATAGTCAGGGATAGAATAATTGAGGGAATTTTCTGAAAAATATTGTGAAAAATGAGTGGCAAAAAACGACAGAAATTGGCTAGTTATCATTATAAGAGATCCAATTTTTTGGTCATTAAGGAGCACAAAAAGAAGCGTCGAAAAAATGACAAGATATACTCTATCTGAATCTAAAGTCTCAATTCCAACAATGAAAAAGGGGGGATTCCTTATTTCGAAATGGTTGATTATGAGATATTTcgatttgtttattattatttttttattgagTTGTGGATATTTCGATACATATAAAAGATCCCCAAAAGAGTTTTTTTATACTTGTTCCATATATGTCTGCTTTGACTCGAATGAATGTTCTGAAGAAACCTCAATTAAGTTATGTTCTAGAAAAAGAGGATTCTTGCGTTTTTGCCCTCCTGCTGAAAGCATTCATTTATCGGCTCATTTCTTAAAATACTTCAATTGGTACACGCAAGAAATAGGCCAATTCAGCAGCTTTTTGTTCCATTTCCCGCGGAGTAAAATTCTCATCAGTACGAGTCAATGGAATGGCTCCCTGGCCTCTGATATCCATATAAAGGACACGCCGAGCATAAATACCCTCTTTAACTTCTATTCTGACGGATTGAATATCTTTTATAAGAAATCGGAGAAAGACCCGACGATTTTTTCCAGGAAATCCCCAACGAAAGATACACACTATTCCGTCTTTTATATCAAATCGATCATAACCACTACCTACATTCCACGAAATTGTGCACCACAAATAGGAGCTAATAAAAAGACCCGCGATCCCATAGAAAGACATCACAATTCCTTGTGGAAAAAAAACGATTTCCTGAGACGGAAATAAAGATATCAAATTTCTACCAAGATAACTCGAGGTTCCAACCAACAAGAATCCTAATGAACCTAAAAAAAGGATAATAGCCCAGCAGAAATTACTTGTTTTTCGAGCCCCCTTTATAGGTTCTATCCATATATGTTCTGATCGACAACTCATACTTGATCCCGTTGCTTTTTTGGAATTGAGAGAATACCCCAAATGAATTTGACTTTAGTCCGTTTGTTTCCGAAGTAACTCGCATCAACTAGCACTAG contains the following coding sequences:
- the LOC118484252 gene encoding cytochrome f, producing MQTRNTFSWIKEQITRSISASLMIYIITRTSISNAYPIFAQQGYENPREATGRIVCANCHLANKPVDIEVPQAVLPDTVFEAVVRIPYDTQLKQVLANGKKGGLNVGAVLILPEGFELAPPDRISPEIKEKMGNLSFQSYRPNQKNILVIGPVPGQKYSEITFPILSPDPATKKDIHFLKYPIYVGGNRGRGQIYPDGSKSNNTVYNATASGIVSKILRKEKGGYEITIADASDGRQVVDIIPPGPELLVSEGESIKLDQPLTSNPNVGGFGQGDAEIVLQDPLRVQGLLFFFAAVILAQIFLVLKKKQFEKVQLSEMNF
- the LOC118484253 gene encoding photosystem I assembly protein Ycf4 translates to MSCRSEHIWIEPIKGARKTSNFCWAIILFLGSLGFLLVGTSSYLGRNLISLFPSQEIVFFPQGIVMSFYGIAGLFISSYLWCTISWNVGSGYDRFDIKDGIVCIFRWGFPGKNRRVFLRFLIKDIQSVRIEVKEGIYARRVLYMDIRGQGAIPLTRTDENFTPREMEQKAAELAYFLRVPIEVF